TTTCTTCGGACAACCAACGCGCCGTAAGGTGGGAAATCTTCTCACGTACGAAGTTACCGCTGGTGATAAGGTTATCACCATCGTTGCCACCGGTGGACACGTGGTTGATCTCGTTACAAGCGATGGGTACCACGGGGTGTTGGTCGAGAAAAAGAACGGTGTACTTCGGTTCTATCCCGTTTACGATACGATAAAGCGGTGTAAAGCGTGCGGTCATCAGTTCGTGGATACGCAGGAACAACCACCAACTTGCCCAAGGTGTGGTTCCGAGAACTTGATCAACAGTTCCAACACGTTGGAAACGTTGAAAGAACTTGCGATGGAAGTGGATGAAGTCCTCATCGGAACGGATCCGGACATCGAGGGAGAAAAGATCGCCTGGGATGTTGCAAACGCGCTGAAACCTTACGCAAAGGTCATAAAACGCACGGAATTCCACGAAGTGACCAGGCAAGCTATAGTTAAAGCCATCAGCGAAGCTCGGGAAATTGACTTACCGAAAGTTGAAGCGCAACTTGTCCGCCGTATCGAAGACCGTTGGATCGGTTTCGAACTCAGTCAACGCTTGTGGAAAGTTTTCAAAAACAACAAGCTGTCAACAGGAAGGGTACAAACACCCGTACTCGGTTGGATAATAGAACGGTACAACAGTTTCCTAAACGAGAAGGTTTCCACATTGGTTGTGAACCTCGAAAACGGTGTGAAATTGAGCACTCTGCTGGACTCCACACGTGAGCCCAAGCTCGTTGAGGGTAAGGTAACGGTTGTTTCCGTTAAGCTCGAAGAGAAGGAACTCTCGCCACCTCCACCGTACATAACGGCAACCTTGCTCAAGGATGCCTCCCAACTCGGATTCTCCGCCGAATACGCCATGAGCCTTGCTCAAGATCTTTTCGAAACCGGTCTGATAACCTACATTCGAACCGACTCGGTTCACGTTAGCAACGTTGGAATTGAAGTTGCGAAAGAGTACCTGAGCGAAAAGTTGGGCGCCGAGTATTTCTCTCCGCGAAAATGGGCCGGAGAAGGCACGCACGAGTGTATCAGACCCACAAGACCCATCGACAGAAAGAAACTCCAACAACTTCTGGAAACTAAAACACTCGTTACAAGCCAGAAGTTGTCACCCGACCACTTGAGACTTTACGAAATGATTTTCAACAGATTCATAGCTTCCCAAATGCGCTCAATCCGAGTACTTTACCAGCAGGCAAACTTAAGGACCGAGGATGTGAGCTTCCAATACGACGGTTACGTTGAGGTGTTTGAACACGGCTGGGATCTAATGATTTCACTTAACGTGCCAAAAGCAACGAGACTTACCGAGGGAACCGAACTGAAAATCATCTCAACCAAGTACTGGGTTACCCCAAAATTCCAGCTATTTTCCCAGGGAGATGTGGTAGAATTGATGAAGGAGAGAAAAATCGGTCGCCCATCGACCTATTCCAAGATCGTCAAAGTGCTACTTGATCGGCTTTATGTAACCGAGACGCGGAAACGTGGAAAGTTGATTCCCACCGAGCTCGGTATTAAGGTTTACGACTACGTATCCAAAAAATTTGCTCAACTCGTTTCCGAGGACAGGACGAGGCAACTGGAGGCGGAGATGGATCAAGTGGAGAAAGGGGCCGATTACCAGGCGATTCTCGGTGAGGTCTTCGTGGAATTGAAAAACATATTGGGAATTCGGGAGCATAGGGAGACTGTATGAGGATATTCTTCGATCCTAACTTCGTTTTCAACGAGCTAATCGAATACCACGCACCAGTGATAATTCAGTCTGGGGAGCGGTCCTTGGTTGATTTGCATTCGCTTAGTATCATCAACTTTCTCGGGCTCGTTTCCACGGCAAAAGGTACGTCGGAAATGGGTGATTTGATACTCTACTGGATAGAATTCTCGGAAGAACTTACATCCGAATTGGAGCAAAATCCAAATGTCCTTGAACTGAACGAAGAAAACCTCGAAAAGTTCAAGATTTCAAACCACATATCGTTAAAACATCTTCAGCATGCGCTCTCGTCGAAAAAACGGATGCTCAAAATAGAAAACTCCGTTGACAACCTTTACATGCTCGTATCGCTCTGCACCGAGTACGTTTTACAAAATAGGGAGCTTTTCGAAGACAAGAAGTTCGAAGTGCTCCTTGAGATCTTGGTGTTCTTTGAAATAAAAAGGTTAACGGAGTCCTACAATCTGACATTGCATATGCCACAACCCTTCCTTTTCCAAATCGACCTTTCGAAGACAAGTTACGAGATAGCTTACAAGTTCGTCAACGACGTTGAAAAACTATCGGAGTACGTTACGTCGAAAGTTTCCGAGCTCTTCTCGATAGCCAAAGAAAAGATACGGATTCTCGATAAGCTCTTTTCTTCGGTGGACAGGAAATCATTCACAAAGCTCATCTACACCTTTTCCTCTATAGACGAGATCATCTCAGACCTCAGATATCTGAAGGACCTTGTCCAGCAACTTGAAAGTTGCATCAGAGATTGAAGTGGAACACCCGATGCTGGAGTAGGAGGTGAAAAAAACGATATCTTAAGTTGTCTGGCATCGTTGTATCAAGCTCAAACTCTCCGAGGTAATGAAACTGTGCGTTCAGGGGGGATGGATGTGAAGAAGTGGTTTTTGACGGCTTTGATTCTCACCGTGCTGACTGGTTTACTCTTCGGTAACTACATAGGTTCCAACGTCACGGGTAAAAAAGGCGGTTCACTCATCATTCCGACACTCAGCGGTCCAAGGACGATGAACTACACGGTAGCAAAAGAGACGAGCTCAACGGACATCATCGCGCTCTTCATGGGTTACGGTGGAACGCTCATCGAACGTCACGGTGTGGATAAGGAATTCTATCCAGCACTCGCCGAGAAATGGGATGGTCCAAGGCTAACGAAAGATGGTGGAATGGAAATCATATGGTACCTTAGAAAGGACGTCAAATGGAGCGATGGAAAACCGTTCACCGCGGACGATGTCGTCTACAGCTTGAACGAGATTTACAACAACCCGGACATCCCCAGTTCGTACAAAGACGTAATCAGGAGCACCAATGGTCATCTACCGAGGGCCACAAAGATTAACGACTATACCGTAAGGATGTATTACCCCGAACCATTCAGACTCGCGTTCCGGTACCTCGGTGGCATGTACATCTTCCCGAAACACGTTGCCGAAAGATGGGTAAGGGAAAAGAAATTCGCCGAATTCTGGACGGTCGACTCGATCAACAAGAAGGAGCTCGTCGGACTTGGACCGTTTATTCCCGTCGAGTACGTTCCTGACCAGTACGTCAAGGCTGTGGCAAATCCGTACTACTGGAAGAAAGACAAGAACGGGGTGCAACTACCATACCTCAACGAGGTTATCTTCAAGATCATTTCCTCGCAGGATGCTCAGAAACTCGCTTTCGAAAAAGGTGAAGTGGACATTTACTCACCAAGAGGAACGGAATTCGCGTACTTTAAGGAGAACGAAAAACGCTTAAACATCACCGTCGTATCCGCCGGCCCGGGACTCGGAACGGAGTTCATAGCATTCAACTGGAACAACAAAGACGAGGCAAAAAGAGAATGGTTCAGGAATATCCATTTCAGAAAAGCTGTGGCTTACGCAATCGACAAGAAGAAGATAATCAGCACGCTCTTCAACGGGCTTGGTTACGAACAGTGGTCCCCCGTTTCGTTCGCATCTCCGTACTTCAACGACAAAATCGTCACGAAATATCCATACGACCTGAACAAAGCTCGCGCGGAATTGAGGCTGGGAGGTTTCAGCTGGGATAAGAACGGCAGACTCGTCGATAGCAAAGGAAGACCTGTGAAGTTCATCATTGAAACGAACGCGGGTAATGTAGTCAGGGAAGGTGTTGGAAACATAGTTACAGCCGCTCTCAAGCAACTTGGTATGGACGTTACCTTCGTTGCTACAGACTTCAACACGTTGGTTCACAGGACTCTGAACGTTGGTGACTGGGATGCCAGGATCATGGGCTTAACCGGCTCTGACGAACCGCAAGGTGGTGCAAACGTTTGGAGGATCGAGGGTACGCTGCACGTGTGGAACCTCTCACCGAAGAACGCAGCGTGGGTTGATCCAAACGCTTACCACGTCCCCGATTTTGAAAAGGAAATCGATAGGATCTTCGCTGAAAACGTCAGAATCCTGGACGAGGGTGTCGTGAAGGACTACTGGGCCAAGTTCCAGAAACTTGTCTCTGATAACCTACCAGTGGTTTACACCTGTATCTCCGTCAGGCTCTTTGCTTGGAAGAATTCCGTCAAGAACGTGGCAATCGGACCTCTCGGTGGAACGACCTGGAACCTCGACTGGTTGTACAGAGAATGATTAGAGAACAATCCTTTCGATCGACAAAAACAAAGGGCTCCGGAACACCGGAGCCCTTTGAATTTATTGAATTTATATTTCATATTTTTCCTTCATGCACCGCGTAGCATGCCACGTAATGCCCTGGTGCAACTTCTTTTAGCGGGGGATGTTCCTCAAGTTTACACCTGTTTCCGAGCACTTCCCTGTACGGACATCGGTCGTAGAACCTGCATATCGGTGGTGGATCGATGGGAACGCTGATGTTACCTATAATATTTGGTTCTGAGCGCTTATACTCCGGATCCGGTACCGGCACAGCATCCATCAATGCCTTTGTGTACGGATGAAGTGGGTGACTCAAAAGTTCCTCAGTCTCAGCAAGTTCAACGATCTTTCCGAGGTACATAACCGCTATCCGGTTAACCATGTACCTTGCAACAGCAAGATCGTGGGTTATGTACAGGTACGAAACGTTATGCTCTTCCTGAAGTTGCATCATCAGCTGCATAACTCCCGTTCGCACAGAAACATCGAGCATTGAAGTAGGTTCGTCGGCCACGATCAATTTTGGATTCAGAACGAGCGCCCTTGCGATCGCAACACGTTGTCTCTGACCACCGGAAAGTTCGTGCGGATACCTCCATAGGAAGCTATCTGGAGGAGTTAAACCAACCTCCGAAAGAAGCTTCATAACTCTTTCCTCGCGTTCTTCAAGTGTACCAACGTTGTGGATGTTCAGCGGTTCGGCTATGATATCGAATATCGTCATCCTCGGGTTGAGTGACTCATACGGATCCTGGAATATCATCTGAACCATCGAGTGGTACTCCATTCTACCGTACTCGTTTATCGGCTTATCGTAAACCTTTATAGTACCGTCCGTGGGGGTTTCCAACCTAACGATCATCCTACCCGTCGTAGTCTTTCCACAGCCGGATTCACCCACAAGTCCCAACGATTCACCTTCTATTAGCTCGAAGGAAACATCGTCAACCGCATGCACAAAATGTTTGGCACGTGCAAAAAGTGCACGTTCCGCGGGGAAGTATTTTTTAAGGTTCTTGACTTCAAGAAGCGTCCTTTTGCCTTTATTTTCTAAGCTCATTCTGTCTCACCTCTTCGGTCAACGGATGCCAACATGCAAGGTAGTGTCCTTTTTCAACTTCCACGTACTCTGGATCTTGTTCTCTACATTTATCGGTTGCCCACGGACAGCGCGGTGCGAACCGACAACCTTTTGGTGGATTCAACAGGTTTGGTGGTTCTCCAGGTATAGTGAACAGCTTTTTCTTCGGTCCCACGTGGCTTGGGAACGCGTTCATCAGCAAGAACGTGTACGGGTGCATTGGACGTTTGAATATCGTAGTTGCGTCCGCTTCTTCAACGAACTTTCCCGCGTACATGACCGCGATCTTGTCACTGACCTCGGCAATAACCGCTATGTCGTGCGAGATGTATATCATCGCCATGTTGAGTTCTTTTTGTATCTTCTTCAGTTCTCTCAGGATCTTATCTTGAACGATAACGTCGAGAGCCGTTGTCGGTTCATCCGCAATTATGACCTTCGGATCACACGCAAGCGACAGTGCAATCACAGCCCTCTGTTTCATACCACCGCTGTACTGGTGAGGATACTGCTCCATCCTCTTGGGATCGAGTGTAACAAGTTCAAAAAGCTTCGCTACCTTCGCCTTCGCTTGGTCGATGGGTGTATCCGGATAATGGTTCAGTATCGCTTCGACGATTTGGTCTCCCACTTTGTAAACCGGATTGAGCGAGTTCATCGCAGCTTGGAAGACCATCGAAATTCCACGCCACCTGTAATGCCTCATCTCGTCTTCGGGTAGTTGTGTCAAATCGACCATCTTACCGTTATCGTTAAACCAAACGTGTCCTCCCATAAAATGGGCATTCTCGGGTAACGTACGAAGAAGGGTCATGGAAACCGATGTCTTTCCGCACCCGGATTCCCCGACTATACCGAGGCTCTCCCCTGCTTCGAGTTCGAATGAAATACCATCGACAGCCTGAACGTAGCCCATTTTGGTTTTATAGTACATCTTCAAATTCTCAACCTTTATCACCGGCACAACCATCACCTCTTTCTCAGTCTTGGGTTAACGATTTCTTCAAGGCCTCTACCGAGGAAGTAGAACGCCGAACAGAAGACGGTGATCGCACCACCGGCCGGTACCCATAGCCACCAATAAGCTCCGATGTTACCCGAGCCAAGGTATCCGGAACTCCAGACGGTGTTTATCATCAATCCCCAGGACATTCGTACCTTCATAAGCCCGAAGAAGCTCAGAACAGCCTCGGAGAACACCGCACCCGTAACGTTGAACATCATGTACAGGAACGAAAGTGGCATAACGTTCGGAATTATGTGATTGAATATGATGTACGCATGGCTACCGCCGGAGACACGCGCGGCATCTATGTAAGGTTTGACCTTGACAGTCAGCGCCTGTGCCTTGAGAACGAGCGTAATTCCACCGAAACCTCCAAGCAAACCGAGTATCAGGGCAAGTTTAAACAGGTTCATCGTCATGAATCCGGAAAGAACAATCAGGAACGCAATTGTCGGGAAGAGCATCATGAGGTCTGCAATTCGCATGAAGATTGCATCGACAACTCCTCCGTAATATGCCGACGCCGTTCCGATGATCGTACCAACTGTAACGGTTATCAACGCCGCAAGAACACCGAGTACGAACTCGCTCGGAGTACTCACCATAAGCTGTACAAGTACATCTCTACCCACTGGATCCGTTCCAAGCCAGTGCCATCTACTTGGTGGAAGCGGATGACCTATACCGATCTTGTTCGTAATCGACATCGTGTTGAATATCTCGATCAATTTCTTTTCCGCAAAACTCTTGTTCCACGCGGTCTTCTGTTTCTTCTCAATATCGGACGGTTTCTTAACATTGTTCCAC
The Fervidobacterium thailandense genome window above contains:
- a CDS encoding ABC transporter substrate-binding protein; protein product: MKKWFLTALILTVLTGLLFGNYIGSNVTGKKGGSLIIPTLSGPRTMNYTVAKETSSTDIIALFMGYGGTLIERHGVDKEFYPALAEKWDGPRLTKDGGMEIIWYLRKDVKWSDGKPFTADDVVYSLNEIYNNPDIPSSYKDVIRSTNGHLPRATKINDYTVRMYYPEPFRLAFRYLGGMYIFPKHVAERWVREKKFAEFWTVDSINKKELVGLGPFIPVEYVPDQYVKAVANPYYWKKDKNGVQLPYLNEVIFKIISSQDAQKLAFEKGEVDIYSPRGTEFAYFKENEKRLNITVVSAGPGLGTEFIAFNWNNKDEAKREWFRNIHFRKAVAYAIDKKKIISTLFNGLGYEQWSPVSFASPYFNDKIVTKYPYDLNKARAELRLGGFSWDKNGRLVDSKGRPVKFIIETNAGNVVREGVGNIVTAALKQLGMDVTFVATDFNTLVHRTLNVGDWDARIMGLTGSDEPQGGANVWRIEGTLHVWNLSPKNAAWVDPNAYHVPDFEKEIDRIFAENVRILDEGVVKDYWAKFQKLVSDNLPVVYTCISVRLFAWKNSVKNVAIGPLGGTTWNLDWLYRE
- a CDS encoding ABC transporter ATP-binding protein — translated: MSLENKGKRTLLEVKNLKKYFPAERALFARAKHFVHAVDDVSFELIEGESLGLVGESGCGKTTTGRMIVRLETPTDGTIKVYDKPINEYGRMEYHSMVQMIFQDPYESLNPRMTIFDIIAEPLNIHNVGTLEEREERVMKLLSEVGLTPPDSFLWRYPHELSGGQRQRVAIARALVLNPKLIVADEPTSMLDVSVRTGVMQLMMQLQEEHNVSYLYITHDLAVARYMVNRIAVMYLGKIVELAETEELLSHPLHPYTKALMDAVPVPDPEYKRSEPNIIGNISVPIDPPPICRFYDRCPYREVLGNRCKLEEHPPLKEVAPGHYVACYAVHEGKI
- a CDS encoding ABC transporter ATP-binding protein, which codes for MVVPVIKVENLKMYYKTKMGYVQAVDGISFELEAGESLGIVGESGCGKTSVSMTLLRTLPENAHFMGGHVWFNDNGKMVDLTQLPEDEMRHYRWRGISMVFQAAMNSLNPVYKVGDQIVEAILNHYPDTPIDQAKAKVAKLFELVTLDPKRMEQYPHQYSGGMKQRAVIALSLACDPKVIIADEPTTALDVIVQDKILRELKKIQKELNMAMIYISHDIAVIAEVSDKIAVMYAGKFVEEADATTIFKRPMHPYTFLLMNAFPSHVGPKKKLFTIPGEPPNLLNPPKGCRFAPRCPWATDKCREQDPEYVEVEKGHYLACWHPLTEEVRQNELRK